The following are from one region of the Novosphingobium humi genome:
- a CDS encoding DUF1345 domain-containing protein, translated as MKKRAGLRWPLPARFSLFLGLFALGTGLLGAQGLRWGQAVLGGFDLGALVFIVSLWPLSRDNTPAQMRLHARQNDANRLAVLVISAMFMLVIVTALFVDLPHARGDTGYAKGAALILILASLVIAWLFSNLIYTLHYAHVYYGAEHEDGLRFPAPDPANSSRPTAHCPNFWDFFYFALTIGMAFATSDVEITSPRLRRLATVHGALAFFYNLVVLAFTINVTAGS; from the coding sequence ATGAAAAAGCGCGCAGGTTTGCGCTGGCCGCTGCCTGCGCGCTTTTCGCTGTTTCTGGGACTGTTCGCGCTGGGCACGGGGCTGCTGGGGGCGCAAGGACTGCGCTGGGGTCAGGCGGTGCTGGGCGGGTTCGATCTGGGGGCGCTGGTCTTCATCGTCTCGCTCTGGCCGCTCTCGCGCGACAATACGCCCGCGCAAATGCGGCTCCATGCGCGCCAGAATGACGCCAACCGCTTGGCCGTGCTGGTGATCAGCGCGATGTTCATGCTGGTGATCGTTACCGCGCTTTTTGTCGATCTGCCCCATGCGCGGGGCGATACAGGCTATGCCAAAGGGGCCGCGTTGATCCTCATTCTGGCCAGTCTGGTTATAGCATGGTTATTTTCGAACCTCATTTACACATTACATTACGCCCATGTCTATTATGGTGCAGAACATGAAGACGGGCTGCGCTTTCCCGCACCTGACCCTGCCAATTCATCCCGCCCCACGGCCCATTGCCCTAATTTCTGGGACTTTTTCTATTTCGCGCTGACCATCGGCATGGCCTTTGCCACATCGGATGTGGAAATCACCAGCCCGCGCCTGCGCCGGTTGGCCACAGTCCATGGCGCGCTGGCGTTTTTCTATAATCTGGTCGTGCTGGCTTTTACCATCAACGTCACGGCGGGCAGTTAA
- a CDS encoding M61 family metallopeptidase, whose protein sequence is MTKPMNARAHIALGLSAAALLFTSPALAQRSAPTAIPVVQGVPDAKDMPYPGGMITLDIDATDIARGLFRVSQTVPVAPGAKELILQLPQWVPGGHNPRGTIDQLVDVKFYADGKLLTWHRDPVEVFAFHIDLPAGAKSVVAKFIHTSPLQSSEGRITMTPEMLNLQWDRMSLYPAGYYTRQIKYKPTVTFPEGWQVATALDGKQVSGNKVTWDVIDYEALVDSPIFAGAYFKRFDLGRGVFMNVVADKPELLDIKPEHLATYKALVDEAWANFGSFHFDHYDFLLALTDRMGGIGLEHHRSSENAMMPKAWTDWKDLDWARNVISHEFTHSWDGKFRRPDKLWTPDYRQPMQGNLLWVYEGQTQFWGYVLAARSGIQSKEAILGAIAANAGMFTQWPGRDWRSVEDTGFDPVISGRRAKPYASINRNEDYYTEGALMWLEADQIIREGTKGKKGLDDFARAFFGIKNGDWGEVVYNFKDVAAALNGIYAYDWTTFLDKHMNQPGQPAPLAGIEKGGYRLVWKDTPNPYDKGRFAAAKALSLAHSLGIVLNREGVITSTLWNSPAFDAALVTGTKIVAVNGAAYSEDAIKAAITGAKGNDKPITLVTQRGEKVATVVLNYHDGLRYPWLERAAGGKEPAGLDVLLAPKRLAGK, encoded by the coding sequence ATGACAAAACCCATGAATGCACGCGCCCACATCGCTTTGGGCCTCTCCGCCGCCGCCCTCCTTTTCACCTCGCCCGCGCTGGCGCAGCGTTCCGCGCCCACGGCCATTCCCGTGGTGCAAGGCGTGCCCGATGCCAAGGATATGCCCTATCCGGGCGGCATGATCACGCTGGATATTGACGCGACCGACATCGCGCGCGGCCTGTTTCGCGTTTCGCAAACCGTGCCGGTGGCGCCGGGTGCGAAAGAGCTGATCCTGCAATTGCCGCAATGGGTTCCGGGCGGCCACAATCCGCGCGGCACGATTGACCAGCTCGTCGATGTCAAATTCTATGCCGATGGCAAGCTGCTGACCTGGCATCGCGATCCGGTCGAGGTCTTTGCCTTTCACATCGATCTGCCTGCGGGCGCCAAATCGGTGGTGGCCAAATTCATCCACACCTCGCCCTTGCAGAGCAGCGAGGGGCGCATCACGATGACGCCCGAAATGCTCAACCTGCAATGGGACCGGATGAGCCTCTATCCCGCCGGCTATTACACGCGCCAGATCAAGTACAAGCCGACCGTCACCTTCCCCGAGGGCTGGCAGGTGGCCACCGCGCTGGATGGCAAGCAGGTGAGCGGCAACAAGGTGACATGGGATGTCATCGATTATGAGGCGCTGGTCGATTCGCCGATCTTTGCGGGCGCCTATTTCAAGCGTTTCGACCTTGGGCGCGGCGTGTTCATGAATGTCGTGGCCGACAAACCCGAACTGCTCGACATCAAGCCCGAACATCTGGCCACTTACAAGGCGCTGGTCGATGAGGCCTGGGCCAATTTCGGGTCGTTCCATTTCGACCATTACGACTTCCTGCTGGCGCTGACCGACCGGATGGGCGGCATCGGGCTGGAGCATCACCGCTCTTCCGAAAACGCGATGATGCCCAAGGCGTGGACCGACTGGAAGGATCTGGACTGGGCGCGCAATGTGATCAGCCACGAATTCACCCATAGCTGGGACGGCAAATTCCGCCGCCCCGACAAGCTGTGGACCCCCGATTACCGCCAGCCGATGCAGGGCAATCTGCTCTGGGTCTATGAAGGGCAGACGCAGTTCTGGGGCTATGTGCTGGCCGCGCGTTCGGGCATCCAGAGCAAGGAAGCCATCCTTGGCGCGATTGCCGCCAATGCGGGCATGTTCACCCAGTGGCCCGGCCGCGACTGGCGCAGCGTCGAGGACACCGGCTTTGATCCGGTCATCTCGGGCCGCCGCGCCAAGCCCTATGCCAGCATCAACCGCAACGAGGATTATTACACCGAAGGCGCGCTGATGTGGCTGGAGGCGGACCAGATCATCCGCGAAGGCACCAAGGGCAAGAAGGGACTGGACGATTTCGCGCGCGCGTTCTTCGGCATCAAAAACGGCGACTGGGGCGAGGTCGTCTATAATTTCAAGGATGTGGCCGCCGCGCTGAACGGCATCTATGCCTATGATTGGACAACCTTCCTTGACAAGCACATGAACCAGCCCGGTCAACCTGCGCCTTTGGCGGGCATCGAAAAGGGCGGCTACCGGCTGGTGTGGAAGGATACGCCCAACCCTTATGACAAGGGCCGTTTCGCGGCGGCTAAGGCGCTCAGCCTGGCCCATTCGCTGGGCATCGTGCTGAACCGTGAAGGCGTGATCACCAGCACCTTGTGGAACAGCCCGGCCTTTGACGCCGCGCTGGTGACCGGCACCAAGATTGTGGCCGTCAACGGCGCAGCCTACAGCGAGGACGCGATCAAGGCTGCGATCACCGGTGCCAAGGGCAATGACAAGCCCATCACGCTGGTGACGCAACGCGGCGAAAAGGTGGCGACCGTGGTGCTGAACTACCATGACGGTCTGCGCTATCCTTGGCTGGAGCGCGCTGCCGGTGGCAAGGAACCGGCGGGGCTTGATGTGCTGCTGGCGCCCAAGCGTCTGGCGGGCAAGTAA